In Streptomyces sp. NBC_00448, the following are encoded in one genomic region:
- a CDS encoding DUF5324 family protein — MTRIDSVRHAADVTKDSVRHAAEVAAPYATTAKENAVVYGRQYGRQAGVYGRQAGAVARQQYEARLAPRVGQARDQAWAAVPPKAASAVETAARRTADGAKAATEYTAPKVGTAVAATRSVAGPAKDEVVLRGAAALQALRGQVSATDIDRLVRRRMFRKKAGRTARDVVLVAVCCGAAVAAWRWWNKQNNPEWLVEPSEATDVADRASMNGSATLTVVDPLDGGSVNGSSAGSASTIDHVDGSAGAGDLDDEVRAKQAEADRKREEGDQ, encoded by the coding sequence GTGACCCGCATCGACAGCGTGCGCCACGCGGCCGACGTGACGAAGGACAGCGTGCGGCACGCCGCGGAGGTGGCGGCACCGTACGCGACCACGGCGAAGGAGAACGCTGTGGTTTACGGCAGGCAGTACGGCAGGCAGGCAGGCGTCTACGGGCGCCAGGCGGGAGCCGTCGCCAGGCAGCAGTACGAGGCCAGGCTCGCCCCCCGGGTCGGCCAGGCCCGTGATCAGGCGTGGGCCGCGGTGCCGCCCAAGGCCGCGAGTGCCGTGGAGACGGCGGCCCGCCGCACGGCGGACGGCGCGAAGGCCGCCACCGAGTACACGGCCCCGAAGGTCGGTACCGCGGTCGCCGCGACCCGTTCCGTGGCCGGGCCGGCCAAGGACGAGGTCGTGCTGCGCGGTGCGGCCGCCCTGCAGGCCCTGCGCGGCCAGGTGTCCGCCACCGACATCGACCGGCTGGTCCGGCGCCGGATGTTCCGCAAGAAGGCCGGGCGGACCGCTCGCGACGTGGTGCTGGTGGCCGTGTGCTGCGGCGCCGCGGTCGCCGCCTGGAGGTGGTGGAACAAGCAGAACAACCCGGAATGGCTGGTCGAGCCGTCCGAGGCCACCGATGTGGCGGACCGGGCGTCGATGAACGGCAGCGCCACCCTCACGGTGGTGGACCCGCTCGACGGCGGCTCCGTGAACGGCTCCTCGGCCGGCTCGGCGTCCACGATCGACCACGTCGACGGCTCCGCCGGGGCCGGCGACCTGGACGACGAGGTACGCGCGAAGCAGGCGGAGGCGGACCGCAAGCGGGAAGAAGGGGACCAGTAG
- a CDS encoding class E sortase, whose protein sequence is MSYEDTGQFEVAVGQLADPLNDPLPGRPPVVEGSPQPLGSPGPLGSPQHQGPPQSQPQGPQGPPQSHGSPWFRAEEMARPPQPEPMAPPTQAGRMPPPTQPAPIGEPAAPDLMPGPIRSPAPAHAPAPAPEPLSMPEPDETAQMPLLTDADEPGPAATLAPVPGSPGPGPAGADGGRAARRKAAARGGGHRARGRNSPSTAAASAAAGSAAEHAEQQPAVPLSRVEARRAAKAAKDSPAVVISRIVGELFISLGVVMLLFVTYQLWWTNVRAHAQANSASNNLEHQWDSGSGDPSRAAGTFSPGQGFAIMYIPKLDVKAPIAQGVSTTKVLNKGMIGHYDGAPVNTAMPWDKTGNFAVAAHRNTHGEPFRYINHLVTGDKVVVETSTTYYTYTVTSSLPTTPPTNTSVLEPVPPGSGFTKPGRYITLTTCTPEFTSTNRLIVWGKLTEERARSKGKPDALVNG, encoded by the coding sequence ATGTCCTACGAGGACACCGGGCAGTTCGAGGTTGCCGTCGGACAGCTCGCGGACCCGCTCAACGACCCGCTGCCCGGCCGCCCTCCGGTGGTCGAGGGTTCACCGCAGCCGCTGGGTTCACCGGGGCCGCTGGGTTCGCCGCAGCACCAGGGCCCGCCGCAGTCGCAGCCGCAGGGGCCGCAAGGACCTCCGCAGTCCCACGGCTCGCCCTGGTTCCGCGCGGAGGAGATGGCACGGCCGCCGCAGCCGGAGCCGATGGCGCCCCCGACACAGGCGGGGCGGATGCCGCCGCCGACACAGCCGGCGCCGATCGGGGAACCGGCCGCTCCGGACCTGATGCCCGGCCCCATTCGCTCGCCCGCCCCCGCCCACGCTCCAGCCCCGGCACCCGAACCCCTGTCCATGCCGGAGCCGGACGAGACCGCGCAGATGCCCCTCCTCACCGACGCGGACGAGCCGGGTCCCGCGGCCACCCTCGCGCCGGTGCCAGGATCACCCGGTCCCGGGCCGGCCGGAGCGGACGGTGGCCGCGCCGCCAGACGCAAGGCGGCCGCCCGCGGCGGCGGCCACCGGGCCCGGGGCCGTAACAGCCCCTCCACGGCCGCGGCGAGCGCCGCTGCCGGCTCCGCCGCAGAGCACGCCGAGCAGCAGCCGGCCGTGCCGCTGAGCCGGGTGGAGGCCCGCCGGGCCGCCAAGGCCGCCAAGGACAGCCCCGCGGTGGTGATCAGCCGGATCGTCGGCGAGCTGTTCATCAGCCTCGGCGTCGTGATGCTGCTGTTCGTCACCTACCAGTTGTGGTGGACCAACGTCCGGGCGCACGCCCAGGCCAACAGCGCGTCGAACAACCTGGAGCACCAGTGGGACAGCGGCTCGGGTGATCCCAGCCGGGCGGCGGGCACCTTCTCCCCCGGCCAGGGCTTCGCGATCATGTACATCCCGAAGTTGGACGTCAAGGCCCCGATCGCCCAGGGCGTCAGCACCACCAAGGTGCTCAACAAGGGCATGATCGGCCACTACGACGGCGCTCCCGTGAACACCGCGATGCCGTGGGACAAGACCGGCAACTTCGCGGTCGCCGCCCACCGCAACACCCACGGCGAGCCCTTCCGCTACATCAACCACCTGGTCACCGGTGACAAGGTCGTGGTCGAGACCTCCACCACGTACTACACCTACACCGTGACCAGTTCGCTGCCGACCACCCCGCCCACCAACACCAGCGTCCTCGAACCCGTACCGCCCGGTTCCGGCTTCACCAAGCCGGGCCGCTACATCACGCTCACCACGTGCACCCCCGAATTCACCAGCACCAACCGGCTGATCGTCTGGGGCAAGCTCACCGAGGAGCGTGCGCGCAGCAAGGGCAAGCCCGACGCGCTCGTCAATGGCTGA
- a CDS encoding DUF881 domain-containing protein, which produces MRVLSAGVFALAGLIFWTSFDTAKGVDIRSDDPLPKLSDNIRAKNAQNEKLDKSLADVRSDVDRLTRQRGGLSPAERARIDALGKAAGTSPLTGPALEVTLDDAPPNATPLVPGVPDPQPNDLVIHQQDLQAVVNALWQGGAQGIRVMDQRLIATSAVRCVGNTLILQGRVYSPPYRITAIGDRSRLRKAIDASPAIRNYLQYVQAYGLGWKVTAAGRTTLPGYTGSVDLRYATPVDQP; this is translated from the coding sequence CTGCGCGTGCTCAGTGCGGGAGTCTTCGCGCTGGCCGGACTGATCTTCTGGACCAGTTTCGACACCGCCAAGGGCGTCGACATCCGCAGCGACGACCCGCTGCCGAAGCTGTCGGACAACATCCGGGCGAAGAACGCGCAGAACGAGAAGCTGGACAAGTCGCTCGCGGACGTGCGCTCCGACGTGGACCGGCTGACCCGGCAGCGCGGCGGGCTCAGTCCCGCCGAGCGGGCCCGGATCGACGCCCTCGGCAAGGCGGCCGGCACCTCCCCGCTGACCGGACCGGCCCTCGAGGTCACGCTCGACGACGCCCCGCCGAACGCCACCCCGCTGGTGCCCGGCGTGCCCGACCCGCAGCCGAACGACCTGGTCATCCACCAGCAGGACCTGCAGGCCGTGGTCAACGCGCTGTGGCAGGGCGGCGCCCAGGGCATCCGCGTCATGGACCAGCGGCTGATCGCGACCAGCGCGGTCCGCTGCGTCGGCAACACCCTCATCCTCCAGGGCCGGGTGTACTCCCCGCCCTACCGCATCACCGCGATCGGCGACCGGAGCCGGCTGCGCAAGGCGATCGACGCCAGCCCGGCGATCCGCAACTACCTCCAGTACGTGCAGGCGTACGGCCTCGGCTGGAAGGTGACGGCGGCCGGCCGGACCACGCTGCCCGGCTACACCGGATCGGTGGACCTCCGCTATGCGACGCCTGTGGACCAGCCGTGA
- the crgA gene encoding cell division protein CrgA gives MPKSRIRKKADFTPPPSKATAIKLGNRGWVAPLMLAFFVVGLAWIVLFYVTRGDLPVDALGNWNIVVGFGFIAGGFVVSTQWK, from the coding sequence GTGCCGAAGTCACGGATTCGCAAGAAGGCGGACTTCACCCCGCCGCCCTCCAAGGCCACCGCGATAAAGCTCGGCAACCGCGGCTGGGTCGCGCCGCTGATGCTGGCGTTCTTCGTCGTCGGGCTGGCCTGGATCGTCCTGTTCTACGTGACGCGGGGCGACCTCCCGGTGGACGCCCTCGGCAACTGGAACATCGTGGTCGGCTTCGGCTTCATCGCCGGCGGCTTCGTCGTCTCCACGCAGTGGAAGTAG
- a CDS encoding class E sortase produces the protein MAEGATTERNSVTTENRTGRGRVAATISVIGEVLITVGLVLALFVVYSLWWTNVIADRHARKAGDKVRKDWAQGPSGGGNSAPRGLDTKDGIGFLHVPAMGRHYEVLVKKGTATDVLNEGVAGYYTKPTPSAMPWDNTGNFTVAAHRDGHGAKFHNIDKIHDGDPIVFESKDTWYVYKVYKVLDQTSKYNVAVTDQVPKESGKTKPGRYITLTTCTPVYTSLYRYVVWGQLVRTQKVDPQRTPPAELK, from the coding sequence ATGGCTGAGGGCGCGACAACAGAACGGAACAGCGTGACCACCGAGAACCGCACCGGGCGGGGCCGAGTCGCGGCCACCATCAGCGTCATCGGCGAGGTCCTCATCACCGTCGGGCTGGTCCTCGCGCTGTTCGTCGTCTACTCGCTGTGGTGGACGAACGTGATCGCCGACCGGCACGCGCGCAAGGCGGGCGACAAGGTCCGCAAGGACTGGGCCCAGGGCCCCTCCGGCGGCGGCAACAGCGCCCCGCGCGGCCTGGACACCAAGGACGGCATAGGTTTCCTGCACGTGCCGGCGATGGGCAGGCACTACGAGGTGCTGGTGAAGAAGGGCACCGCCACCGACGTGCTCAACGAGGGCGTGGCCGGCTACTACACCAAGCCCACGCCGTCCGCGATGCCCTGGGACAACACCGGCAACTTCACCGTCGCCGCGCACCGCGACGGACACGGCGCCAAGTTCCACAACATCGACAAGATCCACGACGGCGACCCGATCGTCTTCGAGTCCAAGGACACCTGGTACGTCTACAAGGTCTACAAGGTCCTCGACCAGACCTCGAAGTACAACGTCGCGGTGACCGACCAGGTCCCCAAGGAGTCCGGCAAGACCAAGCCGGGCCGCTACATCACGCTCACCACCTGCACGCCCGTCTACACCTCGCTCTACCGCTACGTGGTCTGGGGCCAGCTGGTGCGCACGCAGAAGGTCGACCCGCAGCGCACCCCGCCGGCAGAGCTGAAGTGA
- a CDS encoding aminodeoxychorismate/anthranilate synthase component II codes for MSARILVVDNYDSFVFNLVQYLYQLGAECEVLRNDEVELAHADEGFDGVLLSPGPGTPEEAGVCVDMVRHCAETGVPVFGVCLGVQSMAVAYGGVVGRAPELLHGKTSAVVHEGSGVFAGLPSPFTATRYHSLAVERDTLPDELRVTAWTEDGIIMGLRHREAAVEGVQFHPESVLTEWGHRMLANWLAECGEPGAVERSHGLAPVVGTGVPVGKAGR; via the coding sequence ATGAGCGCACGCATTCTCGTGGTCGACAACTACGACTCCTTCGTCTTCAACCTGGTCCAGTACCTCTACCAACTCGGCGCCGAGTGCGAGGTGCTGCGCAACGACGAGGTGGAACTCGCGCACGCCGACGAGGGGTTCGACGGGGTGCTGCTCTCCCCCGGCCCCGGTACCCCCGAGGAGGCCGGGGTGTGCGTGGACATGGTCCGGCACTGCGCGGAAACCGGCGTACCGGTCTTCGGCGTCTGCCTTGGTGTGCAGTCCATGGCGGTGGCCTACGGCGGAGTGGTCGGCCGGGCGCCGGAACTGCTGCACGGCAAGACCTCGGCGGTGGTGCACGAGGGCTCCGGCGTCTTCGCGGGGCTGCCCTCGCCCTTCACCGCCACCCGCTACCACTCGCTCGCGGTCGAACGGGACACGCTGCCCGACGAGTTGCGGGTGACCGCCTGGACGGAGGACGGGATCATCATGGGGCTCCGGCACCGCGAGGCCGCCGTCGAGGGCGTGCAGTTCCACCCGGAGTCGGTGCTCACCGAGTGGGGACACCGCATGCTCGCCAACTGGCTCGCCGAATGCGGCGAACCAGGGGCGGTGGAACGGTCGCACGGACTGGCCCCGGTGGTCGGGACGGGCGTACCCGTCGGGAAGGCCGGGAGGTGA
- a CDS encoding peptidoglycan D,D-transpeptidase FtsI family protein codes for MNKPLRRVAVFCGLLVLALLARVNYVQYVQAGQLSSDPHNRRVAINQFAQPRGDIIVDGKAITGHTTTTGSDFKYKQTFTDGPMWAPVTGYASQAYSTTMLEGVEDKFLTGDDDRLFFNRTVDLLTGKQKQGGNVVTTLNAKAQAAAYNGLGKKKGAVVALDPRTGAILAMASTPSYDPGSFAGNSLTDEKNWNAVGKKNDPDDPTLNRALRQTYPPGSTFKLVTAAAALQNGAVSDIDKDTNSPDPYILPGTTTPLPNEGNIPCKNASLRKALKYSCNSVFGKLGANVGLKDMVDEAEQFGFNKEQFVPVRADASNFDTEMSPDHVAQSSIGQFDTTATPLQMAMVASAIANNGKLMQPYEVDKLVAPNLSTIAQTSPKQMSQPLSAENAQKLQSMMETVVDSGTGTNAKISGVKVGGKTGTAQHGINNEGTPYAWFVSYAMTDQGSPVAVAVVVEDAAANHDDVSGGGFAAPIAKDVMEAVLNK; via the coding sequence GTGAACAAGCCCCTACGACGGGTCGCGGTCTTCTGCGGCCTCCTCGTCCTCGCCCTGCTCGCGCGCGTGAACTACGTGCAGTACGTCCAGGCCGGCCAGCTCTCCAGCGACCCGCACAACCGGCGGGTGGCGATCAACCAGTTCGCCCAGCCGCGCGGCGACATCATCGTGGACGGCAAGGCCATCACCGGGCACACCACGACCACCGGCAGCGACTTCAAGTACAAGCAGACCTTCACCGACGGCCCGATGTGGGCGCCGGTGACCGGGTACGCCTCGCAGGCGTACAGCACCACCATGCTGGAGGGCGTGGAGGACAAGTTCCTCACCGGCGACGACGACCGGCTCTTCTTCAACCGCACCGTCGACCTGCTCACCGGCAAGCAGAAGCAGGGCGGCAACGTGGTGACCACGCTGAACGCCAAGGCGCAGGCCGCCGCGTACAACGGGCTCGGCAAGAAGAAGGGCGCCGTGGTGGCGCTCGACCCGCGCACCGGCGCGATCCTCGCGATGGCCAGCACCCCGTCGTACGACCCCGGCTCCTTCGCTGGCAACTCGCTGACCGACGAGAAGAACTGGAACGCGGTCGGGAAGAAGAACGACCCGGACGACCCGACGCTGAACCGGGCGCTGCGCCAGACCTACCCGCCCGGCTCGACGTTCAAGCTGGTCACCGCGGCCGCGGCGCTGCAGAACGGCGCGGTCAGCGACATCGACAAGGACACGAACTCCCCGGACCCGTACATCCTGCCGGGCACCACCACCCCGCTGCCGAACGAGGGCAACATCCCCTGCAAGAACGCGTCCCTGCGCAAGGCGCTGAAGTACTCGTGCAACAGCGTCTTCGGCAAGCTCGGCGCCAACGTGGGGCTCAAGGACATGGTCGACGAGGCCGAGCAGTTCGGCTTCAACAAGGAGCAGTTCGTCCCGGTCCGCGCGGACGCCAGCAACTTCGACACCGAGATGAGCCCCGACCACGTCGCGCAGTCGTCGATCGGCCAGTTCGACACCACGGCCACCCCGCTGCAGATGGCGATGGTCGCCTCCGCGATCGCGAACAACGGCAAGCTGATGCAGCCGTACGAGGTCGACAAGCTGGTCGCGCCGAACCTGAGCACCATCGCGCAGACCAGCCCCAAGCAGATGAGCCAGCCGCTGTCGGCGGAGAACGCGCAGAAGCTCCAGTCCATGATGGAGACCGTCGTCGACTCGGGTACCGGCACCAACGCCAAGATCTCCGGCGTCAAGGTGGGCGGCAAGACCGGTACCGCGCAGCACGGCATCAACAACGAGGGCACGCCGTACGCCTGGTTCGTCTCCTACGCGATGACCGACCAGGGGTCGCCGGTCGCCGTGGCGGTCGTGGTCGAGGACGCAGCCGCCAACCACGACGACGTCTCCGGTGGCGGCTTCGCCGCCCCGATCGCCAAGGACGTCATGGAAGCGGTGCTCAACAAGTGA
- the pknB gene encoding Stk1 family PASTA domain-containing Ser/Thr kinase, which produces MEEPRRLGGRYELGSVLGRGGMAEVYLAHDTRLGRTVAVKTLRVDLARDPSFQARFRREAQSAASLNHPSIVAVYDTGEDYVDGVSIPYIVMEYVDGSTLRELLHSGRKLLPERSLEMTVGILQALEYSHRAGIVHRDIKPANVMLTRTGQVKVMDFGIARAMGESGMTMTQTAAVIGTAQYLSPEQAKGEQVDARSDLYSTGCLLYELLTVRPPFVGDSPVAVAYQHVREEPQPPSVYDPEVTPAMDAIVLKALTKDPDYRYQSADEMRADVEAALDGQPVGATAMMGAAGYGYPHQYGDTAATTAMPPQTDPQTSMLPPARDDDGGYGYEDRPDRRRQKKSSNTSTVLLVVAAVLVLIGAIFLGKSLFGGHAQSGGTVPDFTNVSMTDAQAKADNVGIKLVKGPAVFCPNVDKNLVCQQDPKADSEIPSDKTVTVNLSKGSAPIAVPDVTNDKFDDANTELTKQGFQVEQKTQTSTTVDAGTVLSQDPKGGTKVAKGSTITLTVAVQPKKVTPTNVKGDTYDQAVSALKTQGFTNITRGTDQPSDETPQGSVISQTPDPNAGEQSLDTAIVLTVSSGPQQSQQPPATMPGDLTGKTVGQAKQELQALNLNLQITAVDMTGNQADDNAKVFQVDPGAGTQLQEGQPVTLTAVGGGNGFGH; this is translated from the coding sequence ATGGAAGAGCCGCGTCGCCTCGGCGGCCGGTACGAGCTGGGCTCGGTGCTCGGCCGCGGTGGCATGGCCGAGGTGTACCTCGCCCATGACACGCGCCTCGGCCGTACCGTTGCCGTGAAGACGCTACGGGTGGACCTCGCCCGTGATCCGTCCTTCCAGGCCCGGTTCCGCCGTGAGGCCCAGTCGGCCGCTTCTCTGAACCACCCCTCGATCGTCGCCGTGTACGACACCGGCGAGGACTATGTCGACGGGGTCTCCATCCCGTACATCGTGATGGAGTACGTCGACGGCTCCACCCTGCGCGAGCTGCTGCACTCCGGGCGCAAGCTGCTGCCGGAGCGCTCGCTGGAGATGACCGTCGGCATCCTGCAGGCCCTGGAGTACAGCCACCGGGCCGGCATCGTGCACCGCGACATCAAGCCCGCGAACGTGATGCTGACCCGCACCGGCCAGGTCAAGGTCATGGACTTCGGCATCGCCCGCGCGATGGGCGAGTCCGGCATGACCATGACCCAGACCGCCGCGGTGATCGGCACCGCGCAGTACCTCTCGCCCGAGCAGGCCAAGGGCGAGCAGGTCGACGCGCGCTCCGACCTGTACTCGACGGGTTGCCTGCTGTACGAGCTGCTGACCGTCCGGCCGCCGTTCGTCGGCGACTCGCCGGTCGCGGTGGCGTACCAGCACGTGCGCGAGGAGCCGCAGCCGCCGTCGGTGTACGACCCCGAGGTCACCCCGGCGATGGACGCCATCGTGCTGAAGGCGCTGACCAAGGACCCGGACTACCGCTATCAGTCGGCCGACGAGATGCGGGCCGACGTGGAGGCGGCGCTGGACGGCCAGCCGGTCGGCGCCACCGCCATGATGGGCGCGGCCGGCTACGGCTACCCGCACCAGTACGGCGACACGGCGGCCACCACCGCGATGCCGCCGCAGACCGACCCGCAGACCTCGATGCTGCCGCCGGCCCGCGACGACGACGGCGGCTACGGCTACGAGGACCGCCCGGACCGGCGGCGCCAGAAGAAGTCCAGCAACACCTCCACGGTGCTGCTGGTCGTGGCCGCGGTGCTGGTGCTGATCGGCGCGATCTTCCTCGGCAAGTCGCTGTTCGGCGGGCACGCCCAGAGCGGCGGCACCGTGCCGGACTTCACCAACGTCTCGATGACCGACGCCCAGGCCAAGGCGGACAACGTCGGCATCAAGCTGGTCAAGGGCCCGGCGGTCTTCTGCCCGAACGTCGACAAGAACCTGGTCTGCCAGCAGGACCCGAAGGCCGACTCCGAGATCCCGTCGGACAAGACGGTCACCGTCAACCTGTCGAAGGGCTCCGCACCGATCGCGGTGCCGGATGTGACCAACGACAAGTTCGACGACGCGAACACCGAGCTGACCAAGCAGGGCTTCCAGGTCGAGCAGAAGACCCAGACGTCCACCACCGTGGACGCCGGCACCGTCCTCAGCCAGGACCCGAAGGGCGGCACCAAGGTCGCCAAGGGCTCGACGATCACCCTGACCGTCGCGGTGCAGCCGAAGAAGGTCACCCCGACCAACGTCAAGGGCGACACCTACGACCAGGCGGTCAGCGCGCTCAAGACGCAGGGCTTCACGAACATCACCCGGGGCACGGACCAGCCGTCCGACGAGACGCCCCAGGGCAGCGTCATCAGCCAGACACCCGATCCGAACGCGGGCGAGCAGTCGCTGGACACCGCGATCGTGCTGACCGTCTCCTCGGGGCCGCAGCAGAGCCAGCAGCCGCCGGCGACCATGCCGGGCGACCTGACGGGCAAGACCGTCGGTCAGGCCAAGCAGGAACTCCAGGCGCTGAACCTGAACCTGCAGATCACCGCGGTCGACATGACGGGCAACCAGGCCGACGACAACGCCAAGGTCTTCCAGGTCGACCCGGGGGCGGGCACCCAGCTCCAGGAGGGGCAGCCGGTGACCCTCACCGCGGTGGGCGGAGGCAACGGCTTCGGCCACTGA
- a CDS encoding peptidylprolyl isomerase, producing the protein MAEQLYATLRTNHGDIVIRLLPNHAPKTVANFVGLAEGSREWTDPRTGDPSHGKLYDGTVFHRVLSGFMIQGGDPLGDGTGGPGYEFPDEFHPDLAFDRPYLLAMANAGPNTNGSQFFVTVAPTTWLTHKHTIFGEVADDASRKVVDGIVGTPTNPHTNRPLSDVVLETVLIERRTS; encoded by the coding sequence GTGGCCGAGCAGCTCTACGCCACCTTGCGGACCAACCACGGGGACATCGTGATCCGGCTTCTGCCGAACCACGCCCCGAAGACGGTCGCGAACTTCGTCGGGCTCGCCGAGGGCAGCCGGGAGTGGACCGATCCGCGGACCGGTGATCCGTCGCACGGGAAGCTCTACGACGGCACCGTCTTCCACCGCGTCCTGTCGGGCTTCATGATCCAGGGCGGCGACCCGCTGGGGGACGGCACCGGCGGCCCCGGCTACGAGTTCCCCGACGAGTTCCACCCCGACCTGGCCTTCGACCGGCCCTACCTGCTGGCGATGGCGAACGCGGGCCCGAACACCAACGGCTCGCAGTTCTTCGTCACCGTGGCGCCCACCACCTGGCTGACCCACAAGCACACCATCTTCGGCGAGGTCGCCGACGACGCCAGCAGGAAGGTGGTGGACGGCATCGTCGGCACCCCGACGAACCCGCACACCAACCGCCCGCTCAGCGACGTGGTCCTGGAGACGGTGCTGATCGAGCGGCGCACCTCCTGA
- a CDS encoding rhomboid family intramembrane serine protease, with protein sequence MDQPVCCYRHPDRETGIRCTRCERPICPACMVSASVGFQCPDCVAQANQTAHQTSQPRTVTGGRVGAGDPFLITKILIAVNVALWLVELAVGGSGAGTVSENYGLYAVCGHDMFGHQVCGGAADGQWYRVITSAFLHERTNPLHIGFNMLTLWWIGAPLEQRIGRAHYLALYFVSALGASAAVLLLAPDALTIGASGAIFGLFGATAVYMRRARYDMRPILILLGLNILFSFTWSGVSWQAHVGGLVAGTLVAIGMLYAPRERRSVVQWGSTAAVLLASIAIIGVAVAQVTS encoded by the coding sequence ATGGACCAGCCGGTCTGCTGCTATCGGCACCCGGACCGGGAGACCGGTATCCGCTGCACGCGGTGCGAGCGGCCGATCTGCCCGGCGTGCATGGTCAGCGCGTCGGTCGGGTTCCAGTGCCCGGACTGCGTGGCCCAGGCCAACCAGACCGCCCACCAAACCTCCCAGCCCCGTACGGTCACCGGCGGCCGGGTCGGCGCGGGCGACCCGTTCCTGATCACGAAGATCCTCATCGCGGTGAACGTCGCGCTGTGGCTGGTGGAGCTGGCGGTCGGCGGGTCCGGCGCCGGCACGGTGTCGGAGAACTACGGGCTGTACGCGGTCTGCGGGCACGACATGTTCGGCCACCAGGTGTGCGGCGGCGCCGCCGACGGTCAGTGGTACCGGGTGATCACCTCGGCGTTCCTGCACGAGCGCACCAACCCGCTGCACATCGGCTTCAACATGCTGACGCTGTGGTGGATCGGCGCCCCGCTGGAGCAGCGGATCGGCCGGGCGCACTACCTCGCGCTGTACTTCGTCTCCGCGCTCGGGGCGAGCGCCGCGGTGCTGCTGCTCGCGCCGGACGCGCTCACCATCGGCGCCTCGGGGGCGATCTTCGGACTGTTCGGCGCGACCGCCGTCTACATGCGGCGGGCGCGCTACGACATGCGGCCGATCCTGATCCTCCTCGGCCTGAACATCCTCTTCAGCTTCACCTGGAGCGGGGTGAGTTGGCAGGCGCACGTCGGCGGTCTGGTGGCCGGCACCCTGGTGGCCATAGGGATGCTCTACGCCCCGCGGGAGCGGCGGTCAGTGGTGCAGTGGGGGTCCACCGCGGCGGTGCTGCTGGCCTCGATCGCCATCATCGGCGTGGCTGTGGCGCAAGTCACGTCCTGA